The Anaeromusa acidaminophila DSM 3853 genome includes a region encoding these proteins:
- the gatA gene encoding Asp-tRNA(Asn)/Glu-tRNA(Gln) amidotransferase subunit GatA, translated as MHLWQQSLHQLHTRLAQREVTSEEITRSVLERVGAVENDVKAYVTRLDEAALAQAKAVDAKIAQGGAVSPLAGIPSAIKDNMCTKGVRTTCSSRMLERFIPPYDATVMQKLAAQDFVMVGKANMDEFAMGGSTENSAFFPTHNPWDLAAVPGGSSGGSAAAVAAGEAIWALGSDTGGSIRQPAAYCGIVGLKPTYGLVSRFGLVAFASSLDQIGPLTRNVTDCAMVLNAIAGHDPLDSTSINQEAPDYTKALVEDIRGLKVGIPKEYFVKGMDPEVEKAVRASIARLEELGATCVEVSMPHTEYALTAYYLIAPAEASSNLARYDGVSFGHRSAEGNDIVSMYKKTRSEAFGAEVKRRIMLGTYALSSGYYDAYYLKALKVRTLVKQDFDKAFEKVDVLVTPTAPTTAFKIGEKSGDPLSMYLQDVCTIPVNLAGVPGISVPCGFAQGMPVGLQFIGKPLAEETLLRVAYTFEQSHDYHKRLAPLGEGK; from the coding sequence ATGCATTTGTGGCAGCAATCCTTGCACCAATTACATACCCGCCTAGCTCAGCGCGAAGTGACGTCTGAGGAAATTACGCGTTCCGTACTAGAGCGCGTAGGGGCGGTAGAAAACGATGTGAAAGCCTATGTGACTCGTCTTGATGAGGCGGCGTTGGCTCAGGCGAAAGCGGTTGACGCGAAAATCGCTCAAGGGGGAGCCGTGTCTCCTTTGGCTGGCATTCCCAGTGCTATCAAGGATAATATGTGCACCAAAGGCGTGCGGACGACCTGTTCGTCGCGCATGCTGGAGCGTTTTATACCTCCCTATGATGCGACGGTGATGCAAAAGTTGGCGGCGCAGGATTTTGTCATGGTGGGTAAGGCCAATATGGACGAATTCGCTATGGGCGGCTCTACGGAAAACTCCGCATTTTTTCCTACTCACAACCCGTGGGATTTGGCGGCAGTTCCCGGCGGTTCCAGCGGCGGCTCGGCCGCAGCTGTGGCAGCAGGGGAAGCCATCTGGGCTCTTGGCTCGGATACAGGCGGCTCCATTCGCCAACCGGCGGCATACTGCGGCATTGTAGGTTTGAAACCTACCTATGGTCTAGTGTCTCGTTTTGGCTTGGTAGCATTTGCTTCCTCTTTGGACCAGATTGGACCGTTGACGCGCAACGTCACGGACTGTGCAATGGTACTCAACGCTATTGCCGGGCACGATCCCTTGGACTCAACGTCCATCAACCAAGAAGCGCCTGACTATACCAAGGCGCTGGTGGAAGACATTCGCGGCTTGAAAGTGGGCATTCCCAAAGAATACTTTGTAAAAGGGATGGACCCGGAAGTAGAGAAGGCGGTTCGCGCCTCTATCGCCCGCCTGGAAGAGTTGGGCGCTACTTGCGTAGAAGTGTCCATGCCGCATACGGAATATGCTTTGACTGCGTATTACCTGATTGCCCCGGCGGAAGCCAGCTCTAATTTGGCCCGCTATGACGGCGTCAGCTTTGGTCATCGCAGCGCTGAGGGCAACGACATTGTCAGCATGTATAAGAAGACCCGTAGCGAGGCCTTCGGAGCGGAAGTAAAACGCCGCATCATGCTGGGTACCTATGCCCTAAGCTCCGGTTACTATGACGCCTATTATCTGAAAGCCCTCAAAGTCCGCACTTTGGTCAAGCAGGACTTTGACAAGGCTTTTGAAAAAGTAGATGTTCTGGTAACACCCACAGCGCCGACCACAGCCTTTAAGATTGGCGAAAAGAGCGGCGATCCTCTCTCGATGTACTTGCAGGATGTCTGCACCATCCCCGTAAACTTGGCTGGCGTTCCCGGCATTTCCGTTCCCTGCGGCTTCGCCCAGGGCATGCCTGTGGGCTTGCAGTTTATCGGTAAGCCCCTGGCGGAAGAAACACTGCTGCGTGTGGCCTATACCTTTGAACAAAGCCATGATTATCACAAGCGCCTGGCGCCGCTCGGGGAGGGTAAGTGA
- the gatB gene encoding Asp-tRNA(Asn)/Glu-tRNA(Gln) amidotransferase subunit GatB, translating into MKYETVIGLEIHVELKTKSKIFCGCSTEFGCGQNTNVCPVCLGLPGVLPVINEKVVEYAIKAGLALNCSIASFSKFDRKNYYYPDLPKNFQTSQYDLPIVGMGHLDVEVEGETKRIGITRIHMEEDAGKLVHSGSTITSSDSALVDYNRTGVPLIEIVSEPDISSPAEAKAYLEKIKTILEYLDVSDCKMEEGSLRCDANISIRPVGAKELGTKTEIKNLNSFKAVQRGLEYEVARHIDVIEDGGRIIQETRTWDDAKGMTLSMRSKEQAHDYRYFPEPDLVPIVIAPEKIEAIRATLPELPDARRQRLMDDYGLPAYDASILTSSRALADYYDALVAEKADAKVAANWVMGEFAKHLNSSEYTVATAPVNPTALAGLIQLLDKGTISGKIAKDVFQFMWESGKDAETIVKEKGLVQISDTGAVDAIVEAVIAANPQPVADFKAGKQNALGFLVGQVMKQSKGRANPGMVNEMLKQKLQ; encoded by the coding sequence ATGAAATACGAAACAGTTATTGGTCTGGAAATCCATGTGGAGCTTAAGACCAAGTCCAAGATTTTCTGCGGCTGCAGCACCGAGTTCGGCTGCGGTCAAAATACCAATGTTTGTCCGGTGTGCCTTGGCTTGCCTGGCGTGCTGCCGGTCATCAATGAAAAAGTAGTGGAATACGCGATTAAAGCGGGCTTAGCCCTGAATTGCAGCATTGCCTCTTTTAGCAAGTTTGACCGTAAAAACTACTACTATCCGGATTTGCCGAAGAACTTCCAAACTTCGCAGTACGATTTGCCCATCGTAGGGATGGGACATCTGGATGTTGAGGTGGAAGGCGAGACGAAACGCATCGGCATTACCCGGATTCACATGGAAGAAGACGCAGGTAAACTTGTACATTCTGGCAGTACCATTACCAGCTCGGATTCCGCCCTTGTCGACTACAATCGTACCGGCGTGCCGTTGATTGAAATCGTTTCGGAACCAGATATTTCTTCTCCTGCGGAAGCTAAAGCGTATCTGGAAAAAATTAAAACCATTTTGGAATACTTGGATGTTTCCGACTGCAAAATGGAAGAGGGAAGTCTGCGCTGCGACGCCAACATTTCCATTCGTCCGGTGGGAGCTAAGGAATTGGGCACGAAGACGGAAATTAAAAACCTCAATTCTTTCAAGGCGGTGCAACGCGGCCTAGAGTATGAAGTGGCCCGCCATATTGACGTTATTGAAGATGGCGGACGTATCATTCAGGAAACCCGTACTTGGGATGACGCTAAGGGCATGACTCTTTCCATGCGCAGCAAAGAACAGGCTCATGACTATCGGTACTTCCCCGAGCCGGATCTGGTGCCAATCGTCATTGCTCCGGAAAAGATTGAAGCCATTCGCGCTACCTTGCCGGAGTTGCCTGATGCACGGCGGCAGCGCTTAATGGATGACTATGGTCTTCCGGCCTATGACGCATCCATCCTTACCTCCAGCCGGGCTCTGGCGGACTACTACGATGCTCTTGTAGCCGAGAAAGCCGATGCTAAAGTAGCGGCAAACTGGGTGATGGGAGAATTCGCCAAGCATTTGAATAGCTCCGAATACACGGTGGCAACCGCTCCGGTCAATCCGACTGCGTTGGCGGGCTTGATTCAACTGCTGGACAAGGGCACTATTTCCGGTAAAATTGCTAAGGACGTTTTTCAGTTCATGTGGGAAAGCGGCAAAGACGCGGAAACTATCGTGAAAGAAAAAGGCCTGGTGCAGATTTCCGATACCGGTGCAGTAGACGCCATTGTGGAAGCGGTGATTGCCGCTAATCCTCAACCGGTGGCTGACTTCAAAGCCGGTAAGCAAAACGCTTTGGGCTTCTTGGTAGGCCAGGTTATGAAGCAGTCGAAAGGCCGCGCTAACCCCGGCATGGTCAACGAAATGCTAAAGCAGAAGCTACAATAA
- the aroF gene encoding 3-deoxy-7-phosphoheptulonate synthase → MVIVLTPGAKEEEVAVLREVLQEAGCEVWPTKGAFQDILGLVGETHKVDREQVMSFRCVEKVLAVQDPYKKANRLFHPLDTAIQVGNSRIGGGGLAVIAGPCSVESEEQIVGIAKQVQASGATFLRGGAYKPRSSPYSFQGMQEEGLELLKLARKATGLPIVSELVSTDQLERFVDDVDVIQIGTRNMQNYELLKAVGEVNKPVLLKRGLSATIEEWLMAAEYIMAGGNEQVILCERGIRTFETYTRNTLDLSAVLAVKHLSHLPVVVDPSHAAGMWWMVEALSKAAVAVGADGLMIEVHNEPERARCDGAQSLKPERFDRLMGQLQRLSALEENAI, encoded by the coding sequence ATGGTTATTGTATTGACTCCAGGGGCTAAAGAAGAAGAGGTGGCGGTGCTGCGCGAGGTACTGCAGGAAGCAGGTTGCGAAGTGTGGCCGACAAAAGGCGCGTTTCAAGATATTTTGGGACTTGTTGGCGAAACCCATAAAGTAGACCGGGAGCAGGTTATGTCCTTCCGTTGCGTTGAAAAGGTATTGGCGGTGCAAGATCCTTACAAAAAAGCAAACCGCCTCTTCCATCCTTTGGATACGGCTATTCAGGTAGGCAACAGCCGGATTGGGGGCGGCGGGCTGGCTGTGATTGCCGGACCTTGCTCAGTGGAAAGCGAAGAACAGATCGTCGGCATCGCGAAACAGGTGCAAGCTTCCGGTGCGACGTTCCTGAGAGGCGGTGCGTATAAGCCCAGATCGTCACCGTACAGCTTCCAAGGCATGCAGGAAGAAGGTTTGGAATTGCTGAAACTCGCGCGAAAAGCAACTGGCTTGCCCATTGTGAGCGAACTGGTTTCTACGGACCAATTAGAGCGTTTTGTCGATGATGTTGATGTGATTCAAATCGGTACGCGGAATATGCAAAACTATGAACTGCTAAAAGCCGTCGGGGAAGTAAATAAGCCGGTACTGCTCAAACGCGGCTTGTCCGCGACGATTGAAGAATGGCTGATGGCTGCAGAGTACATTATGGCTGGCGGCAATGAACAAGTCATTCTTTGCGAACGAGGTATTCGCACTTTTGAAACCTATACGCGCAATACGTTGGATTTGAGCGCCGTGCTGGCAGTGAAGCACCTGAGCCATCTGCCGGTAGTGGTGGATCCTAGCCACGCCGCAGGCATGTGGTGGATGGTGGAAGCGCTCTCCAAGGCGGCGGTGGCAGTCGGAGCGGATGGCCTCATGATTGAGGTCCACAACGAACCGGAGAGGGCGCGCTGCGACGGAGCGCAATCTTTGAAACCGGAGCGTTTTGACCGCCTTATGGGGCAGCTGCAGCGCTTGTCCGCCTTGGAAGAAAACGCGATCTAA
- a CDS encoding Lon protease family protein has translation MAQIQELPLEKLRFHCDDCLFAFETTENVPPLEVMIGQERAVRAVRFGLATSSHGYNLFLSGLTGTGKITYAKSAVQEVASQEAVPVDWCYVNNFDSSSQPLAMMLPAGMGRIFKQDMRELVDDLKTDIPKAFSGEEYERAKAALIKSYQVKRAEIVERFNEMAEANGILPQWSTTGFVGVPTIDGKPLTPEEYQKLEKEEREAIEEKMLMMHERATEVVREMQHLEKSIREEVKELDSKIGLYAAGHLIEALKEKYQDYDQLTTYLEAVKNDVVKHIHDFRPASEEEQNNPLMLFKKPQQDGVKDRYAVNVLVDNHDLDGAPVLVETNPTFYNLVGRVEYEARMGVASTDFTMIKAGALHRANGGYLILNVKDVLMNIGAWEALKRVLKTGCLQIENLGEQYGMLAMSSLKPRPVPISVKVVLIGSAQIYQLLYAYDEDFRKLFKVHADFDVEMTNDAVNLRKLANFVKTTVEKEKLRHFDRKAVSKVVEYSCRLAGSQKKLTTRFNELVELLCEADIWAALDESKLVRVEHIRRAIDEKRHRANKYEEKLKEMFAEGKFLIDVSGEVVGQVNGLAVLGIGEYMFGKPSRITANTYLGRSGIINVEREIKMSGSSHSKGVLILSSYLGAKYAQKQPLSLTASLTFEQQYSGVDGDSASSTELYALLSSLSGLPLKQSIAITGSVNQKGEVQPIGGVTQKIEGFFAVCKIKGLTGDQGVMIPHQNVDELTLDDEVVEAVRQGVFHIYPVRTIDEGIELLTGVPAGEEQEDGSYPEGTVHALVSAKLKEYNDILLSLGKNEEGKKNGDKSEE, from the coding sequence ATGGCACAGATCCAAGAATTGCCGCTGGAAAAATTGCGTTTTCATTGTGATGATTGTCTGTTTGCTTTTGAAACCACGGAGAATGTACCGCCTCTGGAAGTCATGATTGGTCAAGAGAGAGCCGTTCGAGCCGTGCGTTTTGGCTTGGCTACCTCAAGCCATGGGTATAATCTGTTTTTATCCGGCTTAACTGGCACTGGTAAAATTACGTACGCCAAGTCGGCGGTGCAGGAAGTAGCTTCCCAAGAAGCCGTGCCTGTCGACTGGTGCTATGTGAATAATTTTGATTCCTCCAGCCAGCCGTTGGCGATGATGCTGCCTGCAGGCATGGGGCGTATTTTTAAGCAGGATATGCGGGAATTGGTGGATGATCTTAAAACCGATATTCCTAAAGCGTTCAGCGGCGAAGAATATGAGAGGGCTAAAGCGGCGCTAATAAAAAGCTATCAAGTTAAACGGGCGGAAATTGTCGAACGCTTTAATGAAATGGCAGAGGCGAATGGCATTTTGCCGCAATGGAGCACAACTGGCTTTGTAGGCGTACCCACGATTGACGGTAAACCGTTGACGCCGGAAGAATACCAGAAGCTCGAAAAAGAAGAGCGCGAAGCCATTGAAGAAAAAATGCTGATGATGCACGAGCGGGCGACGGAAGTGGTTCGGGAAATGCAGCATCTGGAGAAAAGCATTCGCGAAGAAGTAAAAGAACTGGATTCTAAAATCGGCTTGTATGCGGCAGGCCATTTAATTGAAGCGCTGAAAGAAAAGTATCAGGACTATGATCAGCTTACTACCTATCTGGAAGCGGTAAAAAACGATGTTGTGAAGCATATTCATGATTTCCGGCCTGCTTCGGAAGAGGAGCAGAATAATCCGTTGATGCTCTTTAAGAAGCCGCAGCAAGACGGCGTGAAAGACCGCTATGCCGTCAATGTGCTGGTGGATAATCACGATTTGGACGGCGCTCCGGTATTGGTGGAAACCAATCCAACTTTCTACAATCTAGTGGGCCGTGTGGAATATGAAGCCCGTATGGGCGTGGCTAGTACGGATTTTACTATGATCAAGGCTGGCGCTTTGCATCGGGCTAACGGCGGCTATCTGATTTTAAACGTCAAAGACGTTTTAATGAACATTGGTGCATGGGAAGCCTTAAAGCGCGTGCTGAAAACAGGCTGTTTGCAGATTGAAAATTTGGGTGAGCAATATGGCATGCTGGCGATGTCTTCGCTGAAGCCTCGTCCGGTGCCGATTAGCGTAAAGGTTGTGCTGATCGGCAGCGCTCAGATTTATCAGCTTTTGTACGCATACGATGAGGATTTCCGAAAACTTTTCAAAGTACATGCTGATTTTGACGTGGAAATGACGAATGATGCGGTGAATTTGCGCAAATTGGCGAATTTCGTAAAAACCACGGTGGAAAAAGAAAAACTGCGTCATTTTGACCGCAAAGCGGTATCGAAAGTCGTCGAGTATTCCTGCCGCTTGGCAGGAAGCCAGAAAAAGCTGACTACCCGCTTTAACGAGCTGGTGGAATTGTTGTGCGAGGCGGATATTTGGGCGGCTCTGGATGAAAGCAAGCTGGTGCGCGTGGAGCATATCCGGCGGGCTATTGACGAGAAGCGTCATAGGGCCAATAAGTATGAAGAAAAATTGAAGGAAATGTTTGCAGAAGGCAAATTCCTTATTGATGTCAGCGGCGAAGTGGTCGGTCAGGTGAACGGCTTAGCGGTGCTGGGCATCGGTGAGTATATGTTCGGCAAGCCTTCGCGCATTACCGCCAACACCTATTTAGGGCGCAGCGGCATTATCAACGTGGAACGGGAAATCAAAATGAGCGGCAGCAGCCATAGTAAAGGCGTGCTCATTCTTTCCAGCTATTTAGGCGCTAAGTATGCGCAAAAGCAGCCCCTTTCTTTGACTGCCAGCCTCACCTTTGAGCAGCAGTACAGCGGCGTTGACGGTGACAGCGCTTCCAGTACGGAGTTGTATGCGCTGCTCTCTAGCCTCTCCGGCCTGCCCCTTAAACAGTCCATTGCCATTACCGGTTCGGTTAATCAAAAAGGGGAAGTGCAGCCTATTGGCGGGGTCACGCAAAAAATTGAAGGATTCTTCGCCGTCTGCAAGATCAAGGGTCTCACTGGAGATCAAGGCGTTATGATTCCACATCAAAATGTGGATGAGCTGACGTTGGATGACGAAGTAGTTGAGGCTGTGCGGCAAGGCGTATTCCATATTTATCCGGTGCGGACCATTGACGAAGGAATTGAGTTATTAACAGGAGTTCCTGCTGGCGAAGAGCAAGAAGACGGCTCCTATCCGGAAGGCACAGTACATGCTCTTGTCAGTGCCAAACTCAAAGAGTATAATGATATTCTGCTAAGCCTCGGTAAAAATGAGGAAGGCAAGAAAAACGGCGATAAAAGCGAAGAATGA
- the rlmD gene encoding 23S rRNA (uracil(1939)-C(5))-methyltransferase RlmD gives MAPVRQGEIKEIVISGLGHSGEGVGRIEGFTVFVEGALPGETVRCRVGVVKKQYAKGSLVEVLQQAPARVQPPCPVYVACGGCQLQHLSYGGQLTEKRVQVQAALQRIGGLGDVPVHAVLGMEDPWRYRNKLLLPVARGAKGEVEIGCFAPGTHRVVNTEDCLIQQERNNEAATAVRQVLAELSIPLYDEKTGQGSVRHVLARTGVNTGELMVALVTATPTLPRKTEVIAKLRQRLPQLTSLMQNINNRRTNVVMGPVSKKLWGREYIEETLDGLTFRISPLSFFQVNTLQAQVLYRQALAYAALKGSETVVDAYCGTGSITLFLARQTAKVYGVDVVAPAIEDAKKNAERNGLQDKATFVTADAAVWMPELAAKGQKADVVVLDPPRAGCERSVLEAAATMRPDRIVYVSCNPASLARDAAVLTELGYTVREVQPVDLFPMTHHVECVALLEKK, from the coding sequence ATGGCGCCTGTAAGGCAGGGAGAAATAAAAGAGATTGTTATTTCCGGTTTGGGTCATAGCGGCGAAGGTGTGGGTCGCATCGAAGGATTTACTGTATTTGTCGAAGGAGCACTGCCGGGAGAGACCGTGCGCTGCCGTGTCGGCGTAGTGAAAAAACAGTATGCAAAAGGGAGCCTGGTGGAAGTACTCCAGCAGGCTCCAGCGCGTGTGCAGCCGCCTTGTCCGGTATATGTCGCCTGTGGCGGCTGCCAGCTGCAGCATCTGTCCTATGGGGGGCAGCTGACGGAAAAACGAGTCCAGGTACAAGCGGCTCTGCAGCGCATTGGCGGTCTTGGCGATGTGCCGGTGCATGCCGTGCTGGGGATGGAAGATCCTTGGCGGTATCGGAATAAGCTGCTACTGCCGGTAGCGCGCGGCGCTAAAGGCGAAGTGGAAATCGGCTGCTTTGCGCCTGGAACGCACAGGGTCGTCAATACAGAAGATTGCTTGATTCAGCAGGAGCGGAACAATGAAGCCGCTACCGCTGTGCGCCAAGTGCTGGCGGAATTGTCGATTCCTTTATATGACGAAAAAACCGGTCAAGGATCGGTACGCCATGTTCTGGCTCGCACCGGCGTAAACACCGGCGAGCTGATGGTGGCCTTGGTTACGGCGACGCCAACGTTGCCGCGCAAGACGGAGGTCATTGCCAAGCTGCGCCAGCGGTTGCCGCAGCTGACGTCGTTGATGCAGAATATCAACAACCGTCGCACCAATGTGGTAATGGGGCCGGTATCGAAAAAACTGTGGGGGCGCGAATATATCGAAGAAACGCTGGACGGGCTGACTTTTCGCATCTCGCCATTGTCCTTTTTTCAGGTAAATACCCTGCAGGCGCAAGTTCTCTACCGCCAAGCGCTGGCATACGCCGCCTTAAAAGGCAGTGAAACGGTAGTGGACGCCTATTGCGGTACTGGCTCCATTACGCTATTCTTAGCGCGTCAGACCGCCAAAGTTTACGGCGTTGACGTTGTCGCGCCCGCCATCGAAGACGCGAAGAAAAACGCCGAGCGCAATGGACTGCAAGATAAAGCTACCTTTGTAACCGCCGACGCAGCCGTTTGGATGCCGGAATTGGCAGCCAAAGGTCAAAAAGCGGACGTGGTCGTCTTGGACCCGCCCCGGGCGGGCTGCGAACGTTCCGTTTTGGAGGCTGCCGCGACCATGCGTCCTGACCGTATCGTTTACGTATCCTGCAACCCTGCCTCCCTGGCTAGGGATGCCGCTGTTTTGACGGAACTGGGCTATACGGTGAGAGAAGTACAGCCGGTAGATTTATTCCCAATGACGCATCACGTCGAGTGCGTTGCACTGCTGGAGAAAAAATAA
- a CDS encoding DNA-binding protein, whose translation MTAQEAAEKWGITKRRVQILCVENRIEGAQRLGTMWAIPQNTEKPADARIKKNHNNDSYEK comes from the coding sequence ATGACTGCTCAAGAAGCGGCTGAAAAATGGGGTATTACAAAACGAAGAGTACAAATACTTTGTGTGGAGAACCGGATTGAAGGTGCTCAACGTTTAGGAACTATGTGGGCGATACCTCAAAATACAGAGAAGCCTGCAGATGCAAGAATTAAAAAAAACCATAATAACGATAGTTATGAGAAATAG
- a CDS encoding DNA-methyltransferase, translating to MVKHIIKCGDCLELIKEQEKASIDLLVTSPPYWAKRIYNGSGELGSEPTPEEYVKTLADYFDTFKPYIKKTGNLFINIGDTYFGSGAGAWNKYVDDNGDITQYQKERKEKYFTLKPLQPKIKQNGRLYQNKQLLLIPSRFAIEMQERGWILRDDIIWHKPNRIPASVKDRFNNMYEHVFHFVMAKSYYFDLDSVKVLGANGKMKNPGDIWAINTQPLDGDHTASFPEKLVEQIISCASPENGIVYDPFMGTGTSWIVSDRLNRNFIGHEINQGFCEYAKDRVEKTSRGENIAEIY from the coding sequence ATGGTAAAACATATTATCAAATGTGGCGATTGCCTTGAATTAATAAAAGAACAGGAAAAAGCGTCTATTGATTTGTTGGTGACTTCACCCCCATATTGGGCGAAGCGTATTTATAATGGCTCGGGAGAACTAGGATCTGAGCCAACACCAGAAGAATATGTTAAGACGTTAGCTGACTATTTTGATACTTTTAAACCATACATTAAGAAAACTGGAAATTTATTTATTAACATTGGTGATACATATTTTGGATCCGGAGCAGGGGCATGGAATAAATATGTTGATGACAATGGCGATATAACTCAATATCAAAAAGAAAGAAAAGAAAAATACTTTACATTAAAACCGTTGCAGCCGAAAATCAAACAAAATGGTAGACTGTACCAGAATAAACAATTGCTTCTAATACCATCGAGATTTGCCATTGAAATGCAAGAAAGAGGATGGATATTAAGGGATGATATAATTTGGCATAAACCTAATCGAATACCAGCTAGTGTTAAAGATAGATTCAACAATATGTATGAGCACGTTTTTCATTTTGTAATGGCAAAATCATATTACTTTGACCTTGATTCCGTAAAGGTATTGGGGGCTAATGGGAAAATGAAAAATCCTGGTGATATATGGGCAATAAATACTCAACCATTAGATGGCGACCATACAGCCTCGTTCCCTGAAAAACTGGTAGAACAGATAATCTCATGTGCCTCACCAGAGAACGGAATTGTCTATGATCCATTTATGGGTACCGGCACTTCTTGGATAGTGAGCGACCGATTAAATAGAAACTTTATCGGACATGAAATTAATCAAGGGTTTTGTGAATATGCAAAAGATAGAGTTGAAAAGACATCAAGAGGTGAAAATATTGCCGAAATTTATTAA
- a CDS encoding DNA methyltransferase, whose product MKILPKFINISHERLCDCKPGHLSCIPAKQWILNQIGVWEFKYEERDIRDKKLHPATFPISMAKRVMEQFTHVGELVLDPFVGSGTTLVAAQDLARNAIGFDLKQEYIKIAESRIMQQSIVSDLIHNCQQIAVRDDARNIQEYIHEGIVKCVFTSPPYANLLNRERKNKSRRGDKRKNDQLGVVEQYSQDPRDLGTLEQADFENAIKEVFSSIKPLLAPKAHCIINITDAWIEGRRVPLHINVIKAMEDAGYQFRNTIIWDRRNIVNQIGIFGWPSSYITMGTTFEYILDFIVEPTVTK is encoded by the coding sequence GTGAAAATATTGCCGAAATTTATTAATATTTCCCATGAGAGGTTATGTGACTGTAAGCCGGGGCATTTATCTTGCATTCCAGCTAAACAGTGGATACTTAATCAAATAGGTGTTTGGGAATTCAAATATGAGGAAAGAGACATTAGAGATAAAAAGCTACACCCTGCAACGTTTCCAATAAGTATGGCTAAAAGAGTAATGGAGCAATTTACACATGTTGGGGAGTTGGTCTTAGATCCTTTTGTTGGCTCAGGAACCACCCTTGTTGCAGCACAGGATTTGGCAAGAAATGCTATTGGATTTGATTTAAAACAAGAATATATTAAAATCGCTGAAAGTAGGATAATGCAACAATCGATAGTCTCTGATTTGATTCATAATTGCCAGCAAATAGCAGTACGTGATGATGCTAGAAATATTCAAGAGTATATACATGAAGGAATAGTCAAATGTGTGTTCACTTCTCCGCCGTATGCAAATTTATTAAACCGAGAGCGTAAAAATAAAAGTAGACGTGGAGATAAACGTAAGAACGATCAACTAGGGGTTGTTGAACAATACAGTCAGGATCCAAGAGATTTGGGAACTCTAGAACAAGCAGACTTTGAAAATGCAATCAAAGAAGTGTTTTCATCCATAAAACCTCTGCTGGCTCCTAAAGCGCATTGTATAATAAATATTACCGATGCGTGGATAGAGGGACGAAGGGTGCCTCTTCATATCAATGTTATTAAAGCTATGGAGGATGCTGGATATCAGTTCAGAAACACAATAATATGGGATAGAAGAAATATTGTCAATCAAATTGGCATCTTCGGTTGGCCAAGTAGTTATATAACGATGGGCACTACATTCGAATATATTCTGGATTTTATTGTAGAACCGACAGTTACTAAATAG
- a CDS encoding MvaI/BcnI family restriction endonuclease, translated as MVSRDLNNLIHRLSEIKDLGWIENKRYGNQGGVGNTLEDLLEISENNLQLPDFGEWEIKSQRAETSSLLTLFHSEPKPRNARFVPKILLPKYGWPHQEAGTTYPDYEMSFRQTISASSYSDRGFTVGVDRENEKIFITFDSGKIASHHDHWKNSVADRIGLSELNPIPFWDFHDIESKISAKLKNTLYVKATTKRENGIEYYHYEHFEVYTGLDIDNFVSLVEEGQVYIDFDARTGHNHGTKFRVRPAYKNRLYNEQLEI; from the coding sequence TTGGTTTCAAGAGACCTAAATAATTTGATTCATCGACTTTCTGAAATAAAAGATTTGGGATGGATTGAAAATAAACGTTACGGTAATCAAGGTGGAGTTGGCAACACGTTAGAGGACCTCTTAGAAATTTCAGAAAATAATTTGCAATTACCTGATTTTGGTGAATGGGAAATAAAAAGTCAAAGAGCAGAAACAAGTTCTTTACTAACTTTATTTCATAGTGAGCCCAAACCTCGAAATGCAAGATTTGTTCCTAAAATATTACTACCTAAATATGGTTGGCCACATCAGGAAGCAGGCACTACATATCCAGACTATGAAATGAGTTTTCGCCAGACAATAAGTGCATCGAGTTATAGTGACCGAGGGTTCACCGTTGGTGTCGATAGAGAAAACGAGAAAATTTTTATAACATTTGATTCTGGAAAAATAGCATCTCATCATGACCATTGGAAAAATTCTGTTGCAGATCGAATAGGCCTCTCTGAGCTGAATCCTATACCTTTTTGGGACTTTCATGATATTGAAAGTAAAATTTCCGCAAAATTAAAAAATACGCTTTATGTTAAAGCTACGACAAAAAGAGAAAACGGTATTGAATATTATCACTATGAGCACTTCGAAGTTTATACCGGACTTGATATTGATAATTTTGTTTCTTTAGTTGAAGAAGGACAAGTATATATCGATTTTGACGCCAGAACAGGTCATAACCATGGCACAAAATTCAGGGTCCGCCCTGCATATAAAAATCGACTTTATAATGAACAACTTGAAATTTAA